A genomic region of Candidatus Cloacimonadota bacterium contains the following coding sequences:
- a CDS encoding tetratricopeptide repeat protein — protein sequence MRCLVPDFILRKAREKDFKGSFDAYVLNVDLKGFAQLTHTLMKQSEESTEVLINVINAIFTPSIEAIRKRGGFIAVFAGDSFTAVFLNNGADRPLNAALSIRDFFLKSGLQKTEFGDFEVSASIGLAKGKVRWNIIPAKEKFAYWFCGDGFNRAVEARKRSAENQVVIEQNILSAVDKKNITTAKIDKRYNILEKSELPETLADKSLSCLSQKLFIPKQILDLKIDGEFRDVLSCFINLAVPNDKQIGRIINLCEKYGGYFNNIECSDKGWIALVLFGAPVAYEKRATRAVDFAIELQSLCKKNVRVGLSYGKSFTGFIGSRRRGDYTAIGMAVNLAYRYMQRAGWGDVWADNYIRTETSNGITYENLGWVEFKGFPKPIKTFRLLPKVEWQSASGYRTEFIGRITELNKLAETCEVLWQGKFAGVTYLYGEAGQGKSRLSYELQKKMGDKAQCFTLKTDSIHRQPLNPFSHWIRQLLTTKMTGSITERRKDFRHNWAEFKKRMKQLKIPNTKLLEIDRIESILAGLIGLEWEGSIYANLDPRYRPAVKGFALKSLLEIFCSVKPVILVIEDLHWLDQESANTLQILTRRAAAIPFKLILNSRVLDDGTNPQIKLDPDVLTETIQLVGLDQTQAQDLMVSILKKDLASDIVDYVYSISQGNPFIVEQLTQYLQETEKFEVRDNIYYLKDQTAELPKEVQAVIVARLDRLDAELKQTVQTASVLGLEFAVAVLCKMIETMEHRPDDMNELIVKSQLHYGEQEHIWYALSEIKYIFSHALLRETVYNMQLKKQLKKLHRLAGEIMEKLYPEDRTKYAEIAEHYSKADIWAKAIDYHEKTGNYEMEKNHLATSIDYYQSALKIAQEHLGDRYTEIVRIYNYLGLAYYTLTNYNQSLVNYEQALSIQLENYGEQNEDTAWILFGIGSVYSSKAEYEKALHFLEKSLAIRKDILGDRHPDVAESLNGIGVVYRDKSEYDQAMNCFEDALDIRQEFDGEQSSDTASVYQNIGLIYAFKGEFEQALSHYEKALSIWKETSGEKSKDTSIAYCSIGNVYSDTGKYDQALSYLAKSESILKDLFGERHEDYAKTIHNIGAVYLQKGDFDTALRYFEQSLNIDKEILGDRHPDIAKSLNNISIYYAEKGDDKEAIKYMEQALSIQREALGERNRETARTHHNIGHIYYGLGEIEKAIDSFKLSLSISEEVFGDKHIMTASCMRSIGRAYIDKGLYDEALVSLEKALQIDKELFGEQHINTAADHAIFSLALNRKKDYDRAVMNGEKALAIMRLVVGDKHPHTAACLAALGEAHLAQGNLKTALKYYEQEYVIQKEIMGENHPDTIMTHFNIGDVYYSMCNFDRALEYHLQALTPIKKILGERHPTTGCCFYAIGNDYFDKKDYLKAVEHYEQAFSINNEVFGLKHPDTIKICKNMASAYEKMGNEVKAAEYRAMLD from the coding sequence ATGCGTTGTTTAGTTCCCGATTTTATTCTAAGGAAGGCAAGAGAGAAAGACTTTAAAGGGAGTTTTGATGCTTATGTTTTGAATGTTGATCTGAAAGGTTTTGCCCAACTCACCCATACTCTGATGAAGCAATCTGAAGAGAGCACAGAGGTATTGATCAATGTTATTAATGCCATCTTTACGCCATCAATAGAGGCAATACGGAAGCGTGGCGGTTTCATTGCTGTCTTTGCCGGAGACTCATTCACAGCAGTTTTTCTTAATAATGGAGCAGATAGACCCTTAAATGCTGCACTTAGCATTAGGGATTTCTTTTTGAAGAGTGGGCTGCAAAAGACTGAATTTGGTGATTTTGAAGTATCCGCCAGTATAGGTTTAGCTAAAGGCAAGGTCAGATGGAACATTATCCCTGCCAAAGAGAAATTTGCCTACTGGTTTTGTGGGGATGGATTCAATAGAGCAGTGGAAGCGAGAAAACGATCAGCAGAGAATCAGGTAGTAATAGAACAAAATATTCTCTCTGCAGTTGATAAAAAGAATATCACTACTGCTAAAATAGATAAACGATACAATATCTTAGAAAAATCCGAATTACCTGAAACATTAGCCGATAAATCCCTCAGCTGTTTGTCTCAGAAATTATTTATCCCCAAGCAGATCCTTGATCTGAAAATTGATGGTGAGTTCCGGGATGTACTCTCCTGCTTCATCAACTTAGCCGTACCCAATGACAAGCAAATCGGCAGGATCATTAACCTTTGTGAGAAGTATGGCGGTTATTTTAACAATATCGAGTGCTCGGATAAGGGATGGATCGCCTTAGTTTTGTTTGGAGCACCTGTTGCTTATGAAAAGAGAGCTACCAGAGCTGTCGATTTCGCTATTGAACTCCAGTCGCTATGTAAAAAGAATGTTAGGGTAGGATTATCTTACGGAAAGTCCTTTACCGGCTTCATTGGCTCTCGCAGACGGGGAGATTATACCGCTATCGGTATGGCTGTTAATCTGGCTTACCGTTATATGCAGAGAGCCGGATGGGGTGATGTTTGGGCTGACAATTATATCCGCACTGAAACGAGTAATGGCATTACCTATGAAAACTTAGGATGGGTAGAGTTCAAAGGATTTCCTAAGCCGATCAAAACCTTCCGCCTGCTCCCTAAAGTAGAGTGGCAATCTGCATCGGGTTATCGTACTGAGTTTATTGGCAGGATAACAGAACTGAACAAATTGGCAGAAACTTGCGAAGTTCTCTGGCAGGGAAAGTTTGCCGGTGTCACTTACCTTTACGGTGAAGCGGGACAGGGTAAATCAAGATTAAGTTATGAACTGCAAAAGAAGATGGGAGACAAAGCTCAGTGTTTTACATTAAAGACCGATTCTATTCACCGGCAACCCCTAAACCCTTTTAGTCACTGGATTAGACAGTTACTTACCACAAAGATGACCGGTAGTATTACAGAACGCAGAAAAGACTTCCGCCATAACTGGGCAGAGTTCAAAAAGAGGATGAAGCAATTAAAGATACCGAACACAAAGCTGCTGGAGATAGACAGGATCGAGTCTATACTTGCCGGACTTATAGGGCTGGAGTGGGAAGGGAGTATCTATGCCAATCTGGACCCCAGATACAGACCGGCAGTCAAAGGTTTTGCTCTCAAATCTCTCTTAGAGATCTTTTGCTCAGTCAAACCGGTCATACTGGTTATTGAAGACTTGCATTGGCTGGATCAGGAATCAGCAAATACTCTGCAGATACTGACCCGCAGAGCAGCAGCTATCCCTTTCAAGTTAATTCTTAACTCTCGTGTGCTTGATGACGGCACCAATCCGCAGATCAAACTAGATCCTGATGTCTTGACAGAGACCATTCAGCTTGTCGGACTTGATCAGACACAAGCTCAAGATTTAATGGTATCGATTTTGAAAAAAGATCTGGCATCTGATATTGTCGATTATGTCTATTCTATTTCTCAAGGCAATCCCTTTATCGTAGAGCAACTTACACAATATCTGCAGGAAACTGAGAAGTTCGAAGTACGTGATAACATTTACTACCTGAAAGATCAGACAGCAGAACTCCCAAAAGAGGTACAGGCAGTGATTGTAGCGAGATTAGACCGTTTAGATGCTGAGTTGAAACAGACCGTGCAGACAGCCAGTGTCTTAGGGCTGGAGTTTGCCGTAGCAGTACTCTGTAAAATGATAGAGACCATGGAACACCGTCCCGATGATATGAATGAACTGATCGTCAAGAGCCAACTGCACTATGGTGAACAGGAGCACATCTGGTATGCCTTGAGTGAGATAAAATATATTTTCAGTCATGCTCTTTTAAGAGAAACTGTTTATAACATGCAGCTCAAGAAACAGCTCAAGAAATTACACCGTCTCGCTGGTGAGATAATGGAGAAACTCTATCCGGAAGACAGAACTAAATATGCTGAGATCGCCGAACATTACTCTAAAGCTGATATTTGGGCTAAGGCGATTGATTATCACGAAAAAACTGGCAACTATGAAATGGAGAAAAATCACCTTGCTACGAGTATCGATTATTATCAATCTGCATTGAAGATTGCTCAAGAACATTTAGGCGATCGATACACTGAGATCGTCAGGATTTACAATTATTTGGGCTTAGCTTACTACACTCTAACCAACTATAACCAATCATTAGTTAATTATGAGCAAGCTTTGTCTATCCAATTAGAGAATTACGGAGAACAGAACGAGGATACTGCCTGGATTTTGTTCGGCATCGGTAGCGTTTACAGCAGCAAAGCAGAATATGAAAAAGCATTACACTTTTTAGAAAAGTCTTTAGCAATCAGGAAGGATATTTTGGGTGATCGGCATCCGGACGTAGCAGAAAGTTTGAACGGTATCGGAGTCGTTTACAGAGATAAAAGCGAATACGATCAGGCAATGAACTGTTTTGAAGATGCATTGGATATTCGCCAAGAGTTTGACGGTGAGCAAAGTAGTGATACTGCATCCGTTTATCAAAACATCGGCTTGATCTATGCATTTAAGGGGGAGTTCGAGCAAGCTCTGTCACATTACGAAAAAGCCTTATCTATCTGGAAAGAAACATCAGGTGAGAAAAGCAAGGATACTTCTATAGCGTATTGTAGTATTGGCAATGTCTATTCTGATACAGGAAAATATGACCAGGCATTATCTTACTTAGCAAAATCAGAGTCTATTCTCAAAGACCTTTTTGGCGAAAGACACGAAGATTATGCTAAAACCATTCATAACATTGGAGCAGTATATCTTCAGAAAGGTGACTTTGATACTGCACTGAGATATTTTGAACAATCGCTTAACATAGACAAAGAGATATTAGGAGACAGGCATCCGGATATTGCTAAATCTCTCAACAACATCAGCATATACTATGCTGAAAAGGGTGACGACAAAGAAGCGATAAAATATATGGAGCAAGCTCTATCAATCCAGAGAGAGGCACTGGGTGAACGGAATAGAGAAACTGCCAGAACACATCACAATATTGGTCACATATATTATGGACTCGGAGAGATTGAAAAAGCTATCGATAGTTTTAAACTATCGTTATCTATAAGTGAAGAAGTGTTTGGCGATAAGCACATTATGACTGCAAGTTGTATGAGAAGCATCGGGAGAGCTTATATTGATAAAGGTCTTTATGATGAAGCATTGGTTAGTTTAGAAAAAGCCCTCCAGATAGATAAAGAGCTTTTTGGAGAACAGCATATAAATACTGCTGCGGATCATGCTATTTTTAGTTTGGCTTTAAACCGTAAAAAAGATTATGATCGAGCAGTGATGAATGGCGAGAAAGCATTGGCGATAATGAGATTGGTAGTTGGTGATAAGCATCCCCATACTGCTGCTTGTCTCGCTGCTTTAGGAGAAGCTCATTTAGCACAAGGTAATTTGAAAACCGCTCTAAAATACTATGAGCAGGAATATGTAATCCAGAAAGAGATTATGGGAGAAAACCATCCTGATACTATTATGACTCATTTCAATATTGGTGATGTTTACTACTCTATGTGTAACTTCGACAGAGCATTAGAATATCATCTACAGGCATTAACTCCTATTAAAAAAATACTAGGAGAACGTCACCCGACTACCGGTTGTTGTTTTTATGCCATAGGGAATGATTACTTTGATAAAAAAGATTACCTCAAGGCAGTAGAACACTATGAACAAGCATTTTCAATAAATAACGAAGTGTTTGGTCTAAAGCATCCCGATACGATAAAGATATGTAAGAATATGGCTTCTGCTTACGAAAAAATGGGCAATGAGGTAAAAGCAGCAGAATATCGGGCTATGTTAGATTAG
- a CDS encoding class I SAM-dependent methyltransferase: protein MICPLCERDTDKIVSSEIDKRLYYLCENCLLIFADLQHHLTPKAEAARYKTHNNSINESGYVNFLNRLVKPLLPLLNERMLGLDYGCGPVPTLSLLLKMEGIECEDYDPFFVRRILDKKYDFILSTECFEHFHKPKSELQKISKLLKKGGYLGIMTELYSSLSQFKEWYYVKDHTHVVFYHIKTISFICENYQYELVWHDNHRVFILRKL from the coding sequence ATGATATGTCCCTTATGTGAAAGAGACACCGACAAGATCGTTTCATCAGAGATAGATAAGCGTCTCTACTACCTCTGTGAGAACTGCTTGCTCATCTTTGCCGATCTACAACACCATCTGACTCCGAAAGCTGAAGCAGCACGCTATAAAACACATAACAACAGCATCAACGAGTCGGGATATGTCAATTTTCTCAATCGTTTAGTTAAACCGCTCCTACCTCTCCTGAACGAAAGAATGCTCGGGCTCGATTATGGCTGCGGTCCGGTACCAACCCTCTCACTCCTTCTCAAAATGGAGGGGATAGAATGTGAGGATTACGACCCCTTTTTTGTCAGAAGGATACTTGATAAAAAGTACGATTTCATCCTCTCAACAGAATGTTTCGAGCATTTCCATAAACCCAAAAGTGAACTGCAAAAAATATCCAAACTACTGAAAAAGGGTGGTTATCTTGGTATAATGACTGAGCTATATTCATCGCTTTCGCAATTCAAAGAATGGTATTATGTTAAAGACCACACTCATGTAGTTTTCTATCACATCAAGACCATCAGTTTTATCTGCGAAAACTATCAGTACGAACTGGTCTGGCACGATAACCATAGGGTATTTATCCTCAGAAAGCTATGA
- the gatD gene encoding Glu-tRNA(Gln) amidotransferase subunit GatD, with the protein MLDYFKGYQGRALELLKSFKMRVWGNCTIETTRGKFQGIILPRSETDDDRHIVIKLPTGYNVGIDIETITSMREDSFKEAHYKIPEKEFPYTPGLPKVKLLGTGGTIASRLDYRTGAVIPAFSPGELYGAVPELADICNLETEKLFAVFSENMGPEQYKKLAISIGEEIEKGVDGIIIGHGTDTMHYTSAALSYMLQDLPIPVVMVGSQRSSDRPSSDAALNLMHAAYTAGNSDIAEVLVCMFGPTSDEYGLLHQGTRVRKMHSSYRSTFRTIGDTPLATVKLGEIKPIKSDYNLRRKDRKVKVLPYFEERVAMVYYYPNMHPDMIDSLTDNRYKGIIIIGTGLGHINKPLYPAIKRAIAKGIHIYMTVQTLWGFVHMFVYDTGRDLMSYGIVPAENMLPETAYIKLGWVLGQTDDPEEVRRMMLTPVARDITAGEPYNGYLIYQGGIPEVEEFIRKFHK; encoded by the coding sequence ATGCTTGATTATTTCAAAGGTTACCAGGGCAGAGCGTTAGAATTACTGAAATCCTTCAAGATGAGAGTCTGGGGAAATTGTACGATTGAAACCACCCGGGGAAAGTTTCAGGGGATAATCCTGCCGAGATCGGAGACTGATGATGACCGGCATATAGTTATCAAACTCCCGACCGGTTATAATGTTGGCATAGACATCGAGACAATAACCAGTATGAGAGAGGATAGTTTCAAAGAGGCACATTATAAGATCCCCGAGAAGGAATTCCCCTATACACCGGGACTGCCGAAAGTAAAACTCCTCGGTACTGGTGGTACGATAGCATCGAGATTGGATTATAGAACTGGTGCGGTTATACCTGCTTTCTCACCGGGAGAGTTATACGGTGCTGTCCCTGAATTGGCAGATATCTGTAACCTGGAGACTGAAAAACTCTTTGCGGTTTTTTCTGAGAATATGGGGCCTGAGCAGTATAAAAAACTGGCAATCTCTATCGGTGAAGAGATAGAAAAGGGTGTTGACGGTATTATAATCGGTCACGGAACAGATACCATGCACTACACATCTGCTGCCCTGTCATATATGTTGCAGGATCTACCTATCCCTGTTGTGATGGTCGGTTCTCAAAGATCTTCTGACCGCCCCTCCTCCGATGCGGCATTAAACCTGATGCACGCAGCCTATACAGCAGGAAATTCCGATATAGCTGAGGTGTTGGTTTGCATGTTCGGACCTACCAGTGATGAATATGGATTACTCCATCAGGGCACAAGGGTAAGAAAGATGCACTCCTCTTACCGCTCGACTTTCAGAACTATTGGTGATACACCTCTGGCGACAGTAAAACTCGGTGAGATCAAACCGATAAAGAGTGATTACAATCTGCGTCGTAAAGACCGGAAAGTAAAAGTTTTGCCCTACTTTGAAGAACGGGTTGCCATGGTTTACTATTATCCCAATATGCACCCCGATATGATCGATTCCCTGACAGATAACAGGTATAAGGGTATCATTATCATCGGAACCGGACTGGGACATATCAACAAACCGCTCTATCCTGCAATAAAAAGAGCAATTGCCAAAGGTATCCACATCTATATGACCGTCCAGACACTCTGGGGTTTTGTGCATATGTTTGTCTATGATACAGGTCGTGACTTGATGAGTTATGGGATCGTTCCGGCAGAAAATATGCTCCCGGAAACAGCATACATTAAACTTGGCTGGGTATTGGGGCAGACAGACGATCCTGAAGAGGTGAGGAGAATGATGCTAACCCCTGTAGCACGAGATATTACAGCCGGAGAGCCGTATAACGGGTACCTGATATATCAGGGGGGCATCCCCGAAGTGGAAGAGTTCATCAGGAAGTTTCATAAATAG